In Colletotrichum destructivum chromosome 1, complete sequence, the sequence TTAGAGGGCCACCAACCACTAACATGAACCTGCGTCATTCTCCTAGATCAACGAAGCCGGTCAAATGTCCGATGACGCCCGCAACGAAACACAGCTCCTTTGCGATATCCTCGGTCTAGAatccctcgtcgacgaaaTCACTTCGAAACAGCTGCAGTTGAAGAcgacctcctccctccaGACTAACCCTACCTCGTCCGCCATTCTCGGTCCTTTCTACCGCTACGACGCACCGATTCTATCCAATGGCAGCTCTATCGTATCCTCCCTCGATTCTCCCGACTATCAGAAAGCCTCCACCCACCTCTACGGTCGTGTCCTAGACCAACACGGCCAACCCGTCAAGGACGCCATCGTGGACATATGGCACACCGCACCCAACGGCATGTACGAGCAGCAGGACGCGAACCAGCCAGAAATGGACCTTAGGGGACGCTTCCGCACCGATGATAAGGGGCGGTACTCGTTGTACTGCCTTAAGCCCGTCCCTTACCCTGTGCCCAATGACGGGCCAGCCGGcaagctcctcgagctcctcgaccgaCACCCGTACCGACCTGCACACCTCCACTTCATCGTCTCCGCCGACGGATACCGGCCCATCACGACGCAGCTGTTCGACAGCGAGGGCAAAtaccttgacgacgactcgGTCTTCGCCGTGAAAGAGGACCTGATTGTCAAATACAAACCTACCGAGTCGGACCCCAAGGCGAAGTGGGCCCTGGAGTATGACTTTGTTCTGTGCAGGGCTTGAGCAACACATTGAGAGGTATCGTTTGGTCACCGGTACAAACGATGAATGATGAAGAGTGAGCGCCGCAGTCCAGGCCGCGGCCGAAGAGTAGGGCCGGATGGGATCAGTTATGGTTGGAATGTGGTTCACGGTGTTCTCGACGAATTGACGAAGGCATGAAACAAACAAATCAATATCACAAGTAGGTTTTAGTCGCAAACTTCCATCTTTATGATGGTCAAACATCTCTAAACTTGACTGGATGCATACGTACACCTGTCACGCGCCCAAACCCAGTTGCGAAGGGGTGTGTCTGG encodes:
- a CDS encoding Putative intradiol ring-cleavage dioxygenase, catechol dioxygenase, with protein sequence MADQNGFSTFDTNGPTPAEKPVYDPAFTDRVIAATGPKANPRLAQIMPSLLRHLHDFAREVDLTVGEWMAGVQMINEAGQMSDDARNETQLLCDILGLESLVDEITSKQLQLKTTSSLQTNPTSSAILGPFYRYDAPILSNGSSIVSSLDSPDYQKASTHLYGRVLDQHGQPVKDAIVDIWHTAPNGMYEQQDANQPEMDLRGRFRTDDKGRYSLYCLKPVPYPVPNDGPAGKLLELLDRHPYRPAHLHFIVSADGYRPITTQLFDSEGKYLDDDSVFAVKEDLIVKYKPTESDPKAKWALEYDFVLCRA